A genomic window from Cytobacillus suaedae includes:
- a CDS encoding DinB family protein: protein MSGPQHGEYNPYYEGYLNLVPDGDILDVLQEEQEKTINLVKDLSEEDANFRYGPLKWSIKEVIGHIADTERIMSYRLLRIGRGDTTPLPGFNENDYIVVANFDNFTVHALLEYFQMTRNSTISLLKTMSPESMARVGNANQSETSARAIAYIIAGHEIHHRQIIKDRYLTTLGI, encoded by the coding sequence ATGAGTGGACCTCAGCATGGAGAGTATAACCCATATTATGAAGGATATCTAAACCTTGTTCCAGATGGTGATATTTTAGACGTATTACAAGAGGAACAAGAAAAAACCATTAATTTAGTAAAAGATCTTTCCGAAGAAGATGCAAATTTCCGCTATGGACCATTAAAGTGGAGCATAAAAGAAGTAATCGGACATATCGCTGATACGGAAAGAATCATGAGTTATCGTCTCCTTCGGATTGGTCGAGGTGATACTACGCCTTTACCAGGATTTAACGAGAATGATTATATTGTAGTAGCTAATTTTGATAATTTTACGGTTCATGCGCTTCTCGAGTATTTCCAGATGACTCGAAATTCGACTATCTCTTTATTGAAAACCATGTCACCTGAGTCTATGGCTAGAGTTGGAAATGCAAATCAGAGTGAAACTTCAGCACGAGCTATTGCCTATATCATTGCTGGGCATGAAATACACCATCGTCAGATTATTAAGGATCGTTATCTTACGACTTTAGGTATCTAG
- a CDS encoding CPBP family intramembrane metalloprotease, with translation MYWYMFIFSISICLPGIIFSSISESKMSQSSKSNQDDRVGPFSIILVLFLVVSVLSAVGAYFVLKMNMLDPFMLSLLEGHFDKNEFYSIIFLSVSLGILVSSVNMFYYYFVLRKQVGNVVYSKINQLYNNVGILTRVFFGGVVEEIIFRWVGMSFLLWLGSLVVGDINTYILWGAILIMSFLFALAHLPGATEVLGGKISKPVQIYAIGMNVIVGIACGWAFWEAGILASIIIHMLFHLLWYPVQRYISNKDRIVTT, from the coding sequence TTGTACTGGTATATGTTCATCTTTTCTATTTCGATTTGTTTACCGGGTATTATTTTTTCAAGTATTAGTGAAAGTAAAATGAGCCAATCTAGTAAAAGTAACCAAGACGATAGAGTAGGACCTTTCTCTATAATTCTAGTATTGTTCCTAGTTGTTAGTGTTCTATCTGCTGTCGGGGCTTATTTTGTCCTAAAAATGAATATGCTAGATCCTTTCATGTTGAGTTTGTTAGAAGGGCACTTTGATAAAAATGAATTCTACTCTATCATTTTTCTGAGTGTATCACTTGGAATACTCGTTTCCAGCGTAAATATGTTCTATTACTATTTTGTGTTACGAAAGCAAGTAGGGAATGTTGTATATTCAAAAATCAACCAACTCTATAACAATGTTGGTATTCTTACTAGAGTTTTCTTTGGTGGGGTAGTAGAAGAAATTATTTTCCGATGGGTAGGTATGAGTTTCCTCCTATGGTTAGGCAGTCTAGTAGTCGGAGATATAAATACATATATTCTTTGGGGAGCCATCCTAATTATGAGCTTTTTATTTGCTCTCGCTCATCTCCCAGGCGCAACAGAAGTTCTTGGTGGAAAGATTAGTAAACCGGTACAAATTTACGCTATAGGAATGAACGTTATTGTCGGTATTGCTTGCGGATGGGCCTTTTGGGAAGCTGGCATTCTTGCTTCAATTATTATACATATGCTATTCCATTTACTTTGGTATCCAGTTCAACGCTACATTTCTAATAAAGATAGGATAGTTACTACTTAA
- a CDS encoding ABC transporter ATP-binding protein — protein sequence MIKRFFQYYKPHKKLFALDFSSAIVVALLELAFPLAVAWFIDSLLPTGDWNAIVLVSLGLLVMYVSSTFLQFIVNYWGHMLGINIETDMRHQLFHHVQRQSFRFFDNTKTGHIMSRVTNDLMDIGELAHHGPEDLFIAVMTFVGAFWIMLTINVKLAVVAILIVPLLVWLITYCNIRMNKAWKQMYSDIADVNARVEDSVSGVRVVQSFTNEDFEIGRFSKDNKKFRLAKLVAYKVMSFSSSGIYMMTRFFTLVVLVFGAWLSFTGELSYGNLVGFVLYVNVLFKPIDKISALMELYPKGMAGFKRFIELIDTEPEVLDKKDAVEVEYLHGDIRFKDVTFGYENNRPVLQGINLNIPAGETVAFVGPSGAGKTTICSLIPRFYDVNQGSITIDGMDIRELTKKSLRSQIGIVQQDVFLFTGTLRENIAYGRLGATQEEVEEAARRAHLEGFIQSLPDGYETQIGERGLKLSGGQKQRLAIARMFLKNPPILILDEATSALDTETEMIIQKALTELAKNRTTLVIAHRLATIRNADRIVVVTEDGIAEEGGHDELIDQGGIFANLHRVQYQHQ from the coding sequence ATGATTAAGCGTTTTTTTCAGTACTATAAGCCACATAAAAAGCTTTTTGCACTCGATTTTAGCAGTGCTATTGTGGTGGCACTTTTAGAGCTTGCCTTTCCACTTGCGGTTGCATGGTTCATCGATTCATTACTTCCTACAGGAGATTGGAATGCAATCGTCCTCGTTAGTTTAGGTCTACTTGTAATGTATGTTAGTAGCACTTTTCTTCAGTTTATCGTTAATTATTGGGGACACATGCTTGGGATTAATATTGAAACAGATATGAGGCATCAGCTGTTTCATCATGTTCAGAGGCAGTCATTCCGCTTTTTTGATAATACTAAGACCGGACATATTATGAGCCGAGTGACAAATGACCTGATGGATATAGGTGAACTTGCCCATCACGGTCCAGAAGATTTATTTATAGCGGTAATGACATTTGTTGGGGCATTTTGGATTATGCTTACAATCAATGTGAAACTTGCAGTGGTTGCTATTTTAATTGTACCTTTACTTGTTTGGTTGATTACGTACTGTAATATTCGAATGAACAAAGCATGGAAGCAAATGTATAGTGACATTGCTGATGTAAATGCGAGAGTCGAAGATAGTGTATCAGGCGTACGTGTCGTTCAATCGTTTACCAATGAAGATTTTGAGATTGGTAGGTTTTCAAAGGATAATAAAAAATTCCGTTTGGCAAAGCTTGTTGCTTATAAAGTAATGTCATTTAGTTCATCTGGAATCTATATGATGACACGCTTTTTCACGCTTGTTGTTCTTGTATTCGGAGCATGGTTAAGCTTTACTGGAGAGCTGTCCTACGGTAATCTAGTTGGTTTTGTTCTTTATGTAAACGTACTTTTTAAGCCAATTGATAAAATCAGTGCCTTAATGGAACTTTACCCTAAGGGTATGGCAGGATTTAAAAGGTTCATAGAATTAATTGATACAGAACCAGAAGTTCTTGATAAAAAGGATGCAGTAGAAGTTGAGTATCTTCACGGAGATATTAGATTTAAGGATGTTACCTTTGGTTATGAGAACAATCGCCCTGTTTTACAAGGAATTAATTTGAATATCCCAGCAGGTGAAACGGTGGCTTTTGTTGGTCCGTCAGGAGCCGGTAAAACAACGATTTGTTCACTCATCCCACGTTTCTATGATGTAAATCAGGGATCCATTACCATTGATGGGATGGACATTCGAGAGCTTACGAAAAAATCCTTACGTTCTCAAATTGGAATTGTACAACAGGATGTCTTTTTATTTACAGGAACCCTACGTGAAAACATTGCGTATGGAAGATTAGGAGCAACTCAAGAAGAAGTAGAAGAGGCAGCAAGACGAGCACACCTTGAAGGTTTCATTCAATCTCTACCAGATGGCTATGAAACTCAAATTGGTGAAAGAGGCTTGAAGCTATCTGGGGGTCAGAAGCAAAGACTTGCGATTGCGCGAATGTTCTTAAAGAACCCTCCAATTCTTATTTTAGACGAAGCAACATCCGCACTGGATACAGAGACAGAAATGATTATTCAAAAGGCATTAACAGAATTAGCTAAAAATCGTACGACGTTAGTGATTGCACATAGGCTTGCAACCATTCGAAATGCAGATCGAATTGTTGTTGTAACAGAGGATGGAATTGCAGAAGAGGGCGGTCATGATGAGTTAATTGATCAGGGTGGAATCTTTGCTAATCTTCATCGAGTGCAGTATCAACATCAATAA